From Streptomyces sp. NBC_00690, a single genomic window includes:
- a CDS encoding branched-chain amino acid ABC transporter substrate-binding protein, protein MRNRSLLILTAVVTTGALTLTACGSRDDDNKKSDSGKKTTVIIGVDAPLTGSLSALGQGIKNSVDLAAKTANKNNEVPGVEFKIEALDDQAIPASGQANATKLVGMKDVLGVVGPLNSGVAQSMQGEFDKANLTQVSPANTNPSLSQGDNWGKGEKKRPFKTYFRTSTTDVIQGKFAAQYLFNDAKKKKVYVVDDKQTYGAGLAAIFAEEFKRLGGAVAGTDHVTVKETDFSSTADKVKSSGADSVYFGGQYPEAGLLADQIKKTGAKIPTMGGDGIYDPAFISASGESNDGDFATSVGYPVEKLETAKKFITDYAAGGYGDPYAAYGGYSYDAGWAIVQAVKAVVADNDGKLPEDARAKVTEAMSKVSFDGVTGKVSFDEFGDTTNKQLTVYSVKGGKWTDVKSETFKD, encoded by the coding sequence GTGCGAAACCGTTCCTTGCTCATACTCACCGCCGTGGTCACCACGGGAGCGCTCACCCTCACCGCATGCGGATCGCGCGACGATGACAACAAGAAGTCCGACAGTGGCAAAAAAACCACTGTGATCATCGGTGTCGATGCCCCGCTGACAGGTTCACTGTCCGCGCTCGGTCAGGGAATCAAGAACTCGGTGGACCTCGCGGCCAAGACCGCGAACAAGAACAACGAGGTCCCGGGTGTTGAATTCAAGATCGAAGCACTCGATGACCAGGCCATTCCCGCATCCGGGCAGGCCAACGCCACCAAGCTCGTGGGCATGAAGGACGTCCTCGGCGTCGTCGGCCCGCTGAACTCCGGCGTCGCCCAGTCCATGCAGGGCGAGTTCGACAAGGCCAATCTGACCCAGGTGTCCCCGGCCAACACCAACCCGTCGCTGTCCCAGGGCGACAACTGGGGCAAGGGTGAGAAGAAGCGCCCCTTCAAGACGTACTTCCGTACCTCCACCACGGACGTCATCCAGGGCAAGTTCGCCGCCCAGTACCTCTTCAACGACGCCAAGAAGAAGAAGGTCTACGTCGTCGACGACAAGCAGACCTACGGCGCCGGCCTGGCGGCGATCTTCGCCGAGGAGTTCAAGCGCCTCGGCGGTGCGGTCGCGGGTACGGACCACGTCACGGTGAAGGAGACCGACTTCTCCAGCACCGCCGACAAGGTCAAGTCGTCCGGCGCGGACTCGGTCTACTTCGGTGGCCAGTACCCCGAGGCGGGACTGCTCGCGGACCAGATCAAGAAGACCGGCGCGAAGATCCCCACGATGGGTGGCGACGGCATCTACGACCCCGCGTTCATCAGCGCGTCGGGCGAGTCGAACGACGGTGACTTCGCGACCTCGGTCGGCTACCCGGTCGAGAAGCTCGAAACCGCGAAGAAGTTCATCACGGACTACGCGGCCGGCGGCTACGGCGACCCGTACGCGGCGTACGGCGGCTACTCCTACGACGCCGGCTGGGCCATCGTCCAGGCCGTGAAGGCGGTCGTCGCGGACAACGACGGCAAGCTGCCCGAGGACGCCCGCGCGAAGGTGACCGAGGCCATGTCGAAGGTGTCCTTCGACGGAGTCACCGGCAAGGTCTCCTTCGACGAGTTCGGCGACACCACGAACAAGCAGCTCACCGTCTACTCCGTCAAGGGCGGCAAGTGGACGGACGTCAAGAGCGAAACGTTCAAGGACTGA
- a CDS encoding branched-chain amino acid ABC transporter permease has product MTTDTITQAKPAPDDASRAGLIRWIVTAGGLATIASTFTAWTYTDAFPGDLTVYGYPGGLQVLTLVAGALVVLYGLASLGVKGLGWLAPAGTTKALRFLALGAFATTWFTTIAIAWQLEGLVNLEPGAFVASVASAVPLAAFALADDTRKAARPKELPSWAEILLIVAAFAVGMYVVTYGIDTEYAELFTGYLITVGFAVGGLIKSGLTARLSGLTTKYRQVTVIAAFAAAIAFPFTQNTDTYTLIAVNILIFATVALGLNIVVGLAGLLDLGYVAFLGVGAYTAALVSGSTASAFDVHFPFWAAVLTGAVVSLIFGVVIGAPTLRLRGDYLAIVTLGFGEIFRIAMGNLDGVSGPQITNGPNGVPNIPDLEFFGYDFGESHTVFGIELGSYANYYLLMLLAMALVIVVFSRAGSSRIGRAWVAIREDETAATAMGINGFRVKLIAFALGATLAGLAGTVQAHVQHTVVPEMYQFAGPVPPNSAFLLAAVILGGMGTVTGPLLGATLLYMIPAKLQFLQDYQLLGFGLALILLMRFRPEGLIANRRAQLEYHETDQLDVPDKGLTGPGVGITKAGA; this is encoded by the coding sequence ATGACCACGGACACCATCACCCAAGCCAAGCCGGCGCCCGATGACGCCTCCCGTGCCGGGCTGATCCGTTGGATCGTGACGGCCGGCGGCCTCGCCACCATCGCCAGCACCTTCACGGCCTGGACGTACACGGACGCCTTCCCGGGCGATCTGACCGTCTACGGCTACCCCGGTGGACTCCAGGTCCTGACCCTGGTTGCCGGCGCACTCGTCGTCCTCTACGGCCTGGCCTCGCTCGGCGTCAAGGGCCTCGGCTGGCTGGCGCCCGCGGGCACCACGAAGGCGCTGCGCTTCCTCGCCCTCGGCGCGTTCGCCACCACCTGGTTCACGACGATCGCCATCGCCTGGCAGCTCGAAGGGCTGGTCAATCTCGAACCGGGTGCCTTCGTCGCCTCCGTGGCATCGGCGGTACCGCTGGCCGCGTTCGCCCTGGCGGACGACACCCGCAAGGCGGCCCGCCCCAAGGAGCTGCCGTCCTGGGCCGAGATCCTGTTGATCGTCGCGGCGTTCGCGGTGGGCATGTACGTCGTGACGTACGGCATCGACACCGAGTACGCCGAGTTGTTCACGGGCTACCTCATCACCGTCGGGTTCGCGGTGGGCGGTCTGATCAAGTCCGGTCTGACCGCGCGTCTTTCCGGGCTCACCACCAAGTACCGCCAGGTCACCGTGATCGCGGCGTTCGCCGCCGCCATCGCCTTCCCGTTCACCCAGAACACCGACACGTACACGCTGATCGCGGTCAACATCCTGATCTTCGCGACGGTCGCCCTGGGTCTGAACATCGTCGTCGGCCTGGCCGGTCTGCTGGACCTCGGGTACGTCGCCTTCCTGGGAGTCGGTGCCTACACGGCCGCCCTGGTGTCGGGTTCGACCGCGTCGGCCTTCGACGTGCACTTCCCGTTCTGGGCCGCTGTCCTCACCGGTGCGGTCGTGTCGCTCATCTTCGGTGTGGTCATCGGCGCACCGACGCTCCGGCTGCGCGGCGACTACCTCGCCATCGTGACCCTGGGCTTCGGCGAGATCTTCCGCATCGCCATGGGCAACCTCGACGGCGTGTCGGGTCCGCAGATCACCAACGGTCCCAACGGTGTTCCCAACATCCCGGACCTGGAGTTCTTCGGGTACGACTTCGGTGAATCCCACACCGTGTTCGGGATCGAACTGGGCAGCTACGCCAACTACTACCTGCTGATGCTGCTCGCGATGGCGCTCGTCATCGTCGTGTTCAGCCGTGCGGGCAGCTCCCGCATCGGTCGGGCCTGGGTCGCCATCCGGGAGGACGAGACCGCGGCCACGGCGATGGGCATCAACGGCTTCCGGGTCAAGCTGATCGCCTTCGCACTCGGTGCCACGCTGGCCGGTCTCGCCGGTACCGTGCAGGCACACGTGCAACACACCGTGGTTCCGGAGATGTACCAGTTCGCCGGTCCCGTACCGCCCAACTCGGCCTTCCTGCTGGCGGCTGTGATCCTCGGCGGCATGGGCACGGTCACCGGACCGCTGCTCGGTGCCACGCTGCTGTACATGATCCCGGCCAAGCTCCAGTTCCTCCAGGATTACCAGCTCCTCGGCTTCGGTCTCGCACTGATCCTGCTGATGCGGTTCCGTCCCGAGGGGCTGATCGCCAACCGTCGGGCGCAGTTGGAGTACCACGAGACCGACCAGCTCGACGTGCCGGACAAGGGCCTGACCGGCCCCGGCGTCGGCATCACCAAGGCGGGGGCGTGA
- a CDS encoding ANTAR domain-containing response regulator — protein MTAPDSPQPVADDDKSHVPPLTTRVVIAEDEALIRLDLKEMLEEEGYAVVGEAGDGQRAVELAREHRPDLVILDVKMPILDGISAAEKIAEESIAPVLMLTAFSQRDLVERARDAGAMAYLVKPFSKSDVVPAIEMAVSRFTELKALEQEVADLSQRLETRKLVDRAKSILQTEYGLSEPAAFRWIQKTSMDRRMSMQQVAEAVIEDAEEKKAAKGQ, from the coding sequence GTGACCGCCCCCGACTCGCCCCAGCCCGTCGCCGACGACGACAAGTCGCACGTCCCCCCGCTCACCACCCGCGTGGTCATCGCCGAGGACGAGGCCCTCATCCGGCTCGACCTCAAAGAGATGCTGGAAGAAGAGGGATACGCGGTCGTCGGTGAGGCCGGAGACGGACAGCGCGCCGTCGAGCTCGCCCGGGAACACCGGCCGGACCTCGTCATCCTCGATGTGAAGATGCCCATTCTCGACGGCATCTCCGCAGCCGAGAAGATCGCCGAGGAATCCATCGCCCCGGTGCTGATGCTCACCGCCTTCTCCCAGCGGGACCTGGTCGAACGAGCCAGGGACGCCGGCGCGATGGCCTATCTGGTCAAGCCCTTCAGCAAGAGCGACGTGGTCCCCGCCATCGAGATGGCCGTCTCCCGCTTCACCGAGCTCAAGGCGCTGGAGCAGGAGGTCGCCGACCTCTCCCAGCGGCTGGAGACCCGCAAGCTCGTCGACCGTGCCAAGAGCATCCTCCAGACCGAGTACGGGCTGAGCGAGCCCGCCGCCTTCCGGTGGATCCAGAAGACCTCCATGGACCGCCGCATGTCCATGCAGCAGGTCGCCGAGGCGGTCATCGAGGACGCCGAGGAGAAGAAGGCGGCGAAGGGCCAGTAG
- a CDS encoding branched-chain amino acid ABC transporter permease, with protein sequence MNELPQQLANGLALGALYGLIAIGYTMVYGIVQLINFAHGEIFMIGGFGALTTYIWLPSGIGLFVSIPLMIIGGAIASVGVAVLAERFAYRPLRGAPRLAPLITAIGLSIVLQQAVWSWYPDAKKARSFPEFTGESFKVLDNLTIQRADAFVLVLAPLCMLALGLFVSKSRNGRAMQATAQDPDTAKLMGINTDRIIVLAFAIGAAFAAVAAVVYGLDKGQINFEMGFILGLKAFTAAVLGGIGNIYGAMVGGVVLGLAEALSIAYIEEIPGMQQLGGGAWANVWAFVLLIVVLLVRPQGLLGERVADRA encoded by the coding sequence GTGAACGAACTGCCGCAACAGCTGGCCAACGGTCTAGCCCTGGGTGCCCTATACGGTCTCATCGCCATCGGGTACACCATGGTCTACGGCATCGTCCAGCTCATTAACTTCGCCCATGGCGAGATCTTTATGATCGGGGGGTTTGGCGCCCTCACCACCTATATATGGCTCCCCAGTGGAATCGGTCTTTTCGTCTCGATTCCTCTCATGATCATAGGTGGCGCGATAGCCTCCGTCGGCGTCGCCGTACTAGCCGAACGATTCGCGTATCGGCCCTTGCGTGGCGCGCCCCGGCTCGCCCCACTGATCACCGCGATCGGACTGTCGATCGTGCTCCAGCAGGCCGTCTGGAGCTGGTACCCGGACGCGAAGAAGGCTCGTAGCTTCCCGGAGTTCACCGGAGAGTCCTTCAAGGTCCTGGACAATCTGACGATCCAGCGCGCCGATGCGTTCGTGCTGGTCCTCGCCCCGCTCTGCATGCTCGCGCTGGGACTCTTCGTCTCCAAGAGCCGCAACGGACGGGCCATGCAGGCCACCGCGCAGGACCCGGACACCGCCAAGCTCATGGGCATCAACACCGACCGGATCATCGTGTTGGCGTTCGCCATCGGTGCCGCCTTCGCCGCGGTCGCAGCCGTGGTCTACGGCCTGGACAAGGGCCAGATCAACTTTGAGATGGGCTTCATCCTCGGGCTGAAGGCGTTCACGGCGGCGGTCCTCGGCGGTATCGGCAACATCTACGGTGCGATGGTCGGCGGCGTCGTCCTCGGTCTCGCCGAGGCCCTGTCGATCGCCTACATCGAAGAGATCCCCGGTATGCAGCAGCTGGGCGGCGGCGCCTGGGCCAACGTCTGGGCGTTTGTACTCCTCATCGTCGTGCTCCTGGTCAGGCCGCAAGGTCTGCTCGGTGAGCGCGTCGCGGATCGGGCGTGA
- a CDS encoding ABC transporter ATP-binding protein — translation MSTLLEVEDLRVAYGKIEAVKGISFSVEAGQVVTLIGTNGAGKTTTLRTLSGLLKPSGGRIVFDGKPLSGYPAHKIVAMGLAHSPEGRHIFPRLSIEENLRLGAFLRSDKAGIERDIKRAYELFPILGERSKQAAGTLSGGEQQMLAMGRALMCQPKLLMLDEPSMGLSPIMMQKIMATITELKAQGTTILLVEQNAQAALSLADHGHVMEVGKIVLSGTGEHLLHDESVRKAYLGED, via the coding sequence GTGAGTACTTTGCTGGAGGTCGAGGACCTCAGGGTCGCCTACGGCAAGATCGAGGCCGTGAAGGGCATCTCCTTCAGCGTCGAGGCCGGCCAGGTGGTGACCCTCATCGGCACCAACGGCGCGGGCAAGACGACGACCCTGCGGACGCTGTCCGGGCTGTTGAAGCCCTCCGGTGGGCGGATCGTCTTCGACGGCAAGCCGCTCAGCGGCTATCCCGCGCACAAGATCGTGGCGATGGGCCTCGCCCACTCCCCCGAGGGCCGGCACATCTTCCCGCGGCTGTCGATCGAGGAGAACCTGCGGCTCGGTGCGTTCCTGCGGAGCGACAAGGCCGGCATCGAGCGGGACATCAAGCGCGCCTATGAGCTCTTCCCGATTCTGGGCGAGCGCAGCAAGCAGGCCGCAGGCACGCTTTCCGGCGGTGAGCAGCAGATGTTGGCGATGGGGCGGGCGCTGATGTGCCAGCCGAAGCTGTTGATGCTCGACGAGCCGTCGATGGGGCTCTCACCGATCATGATGCAGAAGATCATGGCCACGATCACCGAGTTGAAGGCGCAGGGCACGACCATCCTGCTGGTCGAGCAGAACGCCCAGGCGGCGCTCTCGCTCGCCGATCACGGGCATGTGATGGAGGTCGGGAAGATCGTGCTGTCCGGTACGGGAGAGCACCTGCTGCACGACGAGTCGGTGCGCAAGGCGTACCTGGGCGAGGACTGA
- a CDS encoding ABC transporter ATP-binding protein, whose amino-acid sequence MTTMTTTTIGIATSPVLEASGVTMRFGGLTAVRSVDLTVNAGEIVGLIGPNGAGKTTFFNCLTGLYVPTEGKVRYKGTVLPPKPHLVTKAGVARTFQNIRLFANMTVLENVLVGRHTRTKEGLWSALVRGPGFKRAEAASHERAMELLAFIGLEHKADHLARNLPYGEQRKLEIARAMASDPGLLLLDEPTAGMNPQETRAAEELIFAIRDQGIAVLVIEHDMRFIFNLCDRVACLVQGEKLVEGTAEVVQGDERVVAAYLGTPFEGAPGAEEVAEVEAAEAHNAAASGAEGTAEGGSVAPGSTGTTSPEGETQ is encoded by the coding sequence GTGACGACCATGACGACCACCACCATCGGCATCGCCACCTCTCCCGTCCTGGAGGCGAGCGGTGTCACCATGAGGTTCGGCGGGCTCACCGCCGTCCGTTCGGTGGACCTCACCGTCAACGCGGGCGAGATCGTCGGCCTGATCGGCCCCAACGGCGCCGGCAAGACCACCTTCTTCAACTGCCTGACAGGGCTGTACGTGCCCACGGAGGGCAAGGTCCGCTACAAGGGCACCGTGCTCCCGCCGAAGCCCCATCTGGTCACCAAGGCGGGCGTCGCCAGGACCTTCCAGAACATCAGGCTCTTCGCCAACATGACCGTGCTGGAGAACGTCCTGGTCGGACGGCATACCCGTACGAAGGAGGGGCTGTGGTCCGCGCTGGTGCGCGGGCCGGGCTTCAAACGGGCCGAGGCGGCGTCGCACGAGCGTGCCATGGAGCTGTTGGCCTTCATCGGCCTGGAGCACAAGGCCGATCATCTGGCGCGCAACCTCCCCTACGGCGAGCAGCGCAAGTTGGAGATCGCCAGGGCCATGGCCAGCGATCCCGGCCTGCTGCTGCTGGACGAGCCGACGGCCGGCATGAACCCGCAGGAGACCCGGGCGGCCGAGGAACTGATCTTCGCCATCCGGGACCAGGGGATCGCGGTCCTCGTCATCGAGCACGACATGCGGTTCATCTTCAACCTCTGTGACCGGGTGGCCTGTCTGGTGCAGGGCGAGAAGCTCGTCGAAGGCACCGCGGAGGTCGTCCAGGGCGATGAGCGGGTGGTCGCCGCCTACCTCGGGACGCCCTTCGAGGGAGCTCCGGGTGCGGAGGAGGTCGCCGAAGTCGAGGCCGCGGAGGCGCACAACGCCGCTGCTTCCGGTGCCGAAGGCACTGCGGAGGGCGGCTCCGTCGCGCCGGGCAGTACCGGCACCACCAGCCCGGAAGGGGAGACCCAGTGA